A part of Limihaloglobus sulfuriphilus genomic DNA contains:
- a CDS encoding chromate transporter: MIFFKVGLFAVGGGVAAIPLMQESVVETGMIRQQDFIDMIAVSQSTPGPIGINIATYVGYRAGGVGGSLAATVGMAAPSVIIILLIAGFVKDFNSHTSIRRVMYALRPTALGLIATAAWFIFNVSVVSFNSMDSPGWFDWRRLLIFAVLAVWYYFKKTHPIIFIGAGAVLGVILL, from the coding sequence ATGATATTTTTCAAGGTAGGCCTCTTTGCCGTCGGCGGCGGAGTGGCGGCGATACCTCTTATGCAGGAATCAGTTGTTGAAACCGGAATGATACGTCAGCAGGATTTCATCGACATGATCGCCGTCTCGCAGTCCACACCCGGGCCGATAGGGATCAATATCGCTACATATGTAGGTTACAGGGCCGGCGGCGTTGGCGGCTCACTCGCCGCTACGGTCGGGATGGCGGCACCGTCAGTTATAATAATTCTGCTCATCGCAGGCTTCGTCAAGGATTTCAACAGCCACACGAGTATCCGCCGCGTTATGTATGCACTGCGGCCGACGGCTCTGGGGCTGATAGCTACCGCGGCATGGTTCATTTTCAACGTGTCAGTGGTAAGTTTCAACAGTATGGATTCGCCCGGCTGGTTTGACTGGCGACGGCTTCTTATATTCGCCGTTCTGGCAGTGTGGTATTATTTTAAGAAAACCCACCCGATTATTTTTATTGGTGCAGGGGCTGTTTTAGGAGTTATTTTATTATGA
- a CDS encoding PEP-CTERM sorting domain-containing protein (PEP-CTERM proteins occur, often in large numbers, in the proteomes of bacteria that also encode an exosortase, a predicted intramembrane cysteine proteinase. The presence of a PEP-CTERM domain at a protein's C-terminus predicts cleavage within the sorting domain, followed by covalent anchoring to some some component of the (usually Gram-negative) cell surface. Many PEP-CTERM proteins exhibit an unusual sequence composition that includes large numbers of potential glycosylation sites. Expression of one such protein has been shown restore the ability of a bacterium to form floc, a type of biofilm.), translating to MKTALRILFVLTVICTFSQLSLGLSINETWSGPADPTGWSIHSYQGTGFTTTGTARTNYLSNGYFQLTESSVGWERTTALYTADTFSTSESFSFQADYRVQTQSGRRGADGLSFFWVDKSYLDSNSIDPANLEGGYGKWQGAPHGATSGDIGYYDGIRGYSFELDHEKDSKDEQLEYTHFIRITDWSHLATNTQLDLKSNNDDFYENNGWQRAYFSFDGDTETFSYYLEDLDDNGDPNGIKTEIVTFTIDSLDFSGEGDPSGAYETFSEAYFGIAAGTGTDYAEHDIRNLTFVPEPATLIVLGLGGLFAVNRRKQN from the coding sequence ATGAAAACTGCACTTCGGATTTTGTTCGTATTAACTGTAATCTGTACTTTCAGCCAGTTATCCTTAGGACTATCAATCAACGAAACATGGTCAGGCCCCGCAGACCCAACAGGCTGGAGCATACATTCTTACCAGGGAACCGGCTTCACAACAACCGGCACAGCCCGCACAAATTATCTAAGCAACGGCTATTTTCAGCTTACTGAAAGTAGCGTAGGCTGGGAACGTACAACAGCTCTTTACACAGCCGACACATTCAGCACTTCCGAGAGTTTTAGTTTTCAGGCTGACTACCGTGTCCAGACTCAATCGGGCAGACGCGGCGCTGACGGGCTATCATTCTTTTGGGTTGACAAAAGCTATCTTGACAGTAACAGCATTGACCCTGCAAACCTGGAAGGCGGCTACGGCAAATGGCAGGGCGCACCTCATGGAGCAACTTCCGGTGATATCGGTTATTATGACGGTATCCGCGGCTACAGCTTTGAATTAGACCATGAGAAGGACAGCAAAGATGAACAGCTCGAATATACACACTTCATACGTATAACCGACTGGAGCCACTTAGCCACAAATACCCAGTTGGACCTCAAAAGCAATAATGATGACTTTTACGAAAACAACGGATGGCAGAGGGCATATTTCAGCTTTGACGGCGATACAGAGACTTTCTCTTACTACCTTGAAGATTTAGATGATAACGGCGATCCCAACGGCATTAAAACCGAAATAGTGACATTCACCATTGATTCGCTGGACTTCAGCGGCGAAGGCGACCCCTCCGGGGCATACGAGACCTTCAGCGAGGCTTATTTCGGTATCGCGGCGGGCACAGGCACTGATTACGCCGAGCACGACATACGCAACCTCACCTTTGTACCGGAACCGGCAACACTAATAGTATTAGGGCTTGGCGGCTTGTTTGCTGTCAACAGACGCAAACAAAACTAA
- a CDS encoding N-acetylmuramoyl-L-alanine amidase family protein → MELKKTLIITAALVAAIVFSGCNAPGTPQVQGKDPILKEKPAYKPYQSPKTYTPPASRGLQGKTIVIDPGHGGKDPGAGSVGFSPKCEKELNIAIAQKLASELKSKGARVIMTRNNDVFLELDDRASFADRYGADLLVSIHCDAHNRSDVDGATVYIARNPRTKSRQVAESIRKSLESSGIYTRGVRNADFRVLVKHSKPSVLIESGYLTNKTDAGRLNNNWYQGKLAKALAQGIENGL, encoded by the coding sequence TTGGAACTCAAAAAAACGCTCATAATCACTGCGGCACTGGTTGCAGCCATCGTATTTTCCGGCTGTAACGCCCCGGGCACGCCACAGGTACAGGGCAAAGACCCTATTCTGAAAGAAAAACCCGCCTATAAGCCGTACCAGTCGCCTAAGACCTATACACCTCCGGCCTCAAGAGGGCTCCAGGGCAAGACCATTGTCATTGATCCCGGACACGGCGGCAAAGATCCCGGCGCCGGCAGTGTGGGCTTTTCGCCAAAATGCGAAAAAGAGCTGAATATAGCAATCGCCCAAAAACTCGCTTCAGAGCTCAAATCCAAAGGTGCCAGAGTTATCATGACGCGCAATAATGACGTGTTTTTAGAACTTGATGACAGGGCAAGTTTTGCCGACAGATACGGAGCTGATTTGCTTGTATCCATCCACTGCGATGCCCACAACCGCTCTGACGTGGACGGGGCTACCGTATATATAGCCCGCAACCCCAGAACAAAGAGCCGTCAGGTTGCCGAATCAATACGAAAATCGCTTGAAAGCAGCGGCATTTATACCCGCGGCGTACGCAATGCGGATTTCAGGGTGTTGGTAAAACACTCAAAACCATCGGTACTGATTGAAAGCGGATACCTTACCAATAAAACCGATGCGGGCAGGCTCAACAACAACTGGTATCAGGGCAAACTGGCAAAAGCCCTGGCACAGGGGATTGAAAACGGGCTGTAA
- a CDS encoding galactokinase, translating to MKTDEVITRKSDFTPQDAEVLEKLKEIAAQQGLDIDGGKVCRTSSRFCLGVEHGDYNGTELFGVGTNRFIWQAFKPNNTNRYRFFSYNFPEDGIVEFESGKVPEPETVKDSSARFPYGVDYELRKAGFDTSKGYDAVQYSNIPGGGMSRSASLTINLILCAAESNGFEIDNPLDIIDIAVAVENEYIGSPCGELDQIMILFAKEGMGTHYNPSDRSIRYVPLGPGGEDLRIIGLDTGTKRPGLEKSTYKIRRQECDTFSDMLSKEGWGISKLADIRDEDTYNKVVEKYGRSHPDMCRRMKYIYKAQKRFYEMLAAWEKGDIAKVGEIFRRDGIGLRDEYSISGPELETMCDIVRSVDGVLGERMLGGGDKGAAGALALSSAVEDLRRAVDTAYPRSRPDYVDKYTVHVCKAVTGVTILKTI from the coding sequence ATGAAAACAGATGAAGTTATTACGAGAAAAAGTGATTTTACGCCGCAGGACGCAGAAGTTCTCGAGAAACTCAAGGAAATAGCCGCCCAACAGGGGCTTGATATAGACGGCGGCAAGGTATGCAGGACATCTTCCCGCTTCTGCCTCGGCGTAGAGCATGGCGACTACAACGGCACAGAGCTGTTCGGAGTAGGCACAAACCGCTTCATCTGGCAGGCATTTAAACCTAATAACACCAACAGGTACCGTTTTTTCAGCTATAACTTCCCCGAAGACGGCATTGTGGAATTTGAGTCGGGTAAAGTCCCCGAGCCGGAGACCGTGAAAGATTCTTCTGCCCGATTCCCATACGGCGTTGATTATGAGCTGCGCAAGGCGGGATTTGACACATCAAAAGGCTACGATGCAGTGCAGTACAGCAATATCCCCGGCGGCGGCATGAGCAGATCGGCATCATTGACAATAAACCTGATACTATGCGCCGCGGAATCGAACGGCTTTGAAATTGATAACCCGCTGGATATAATAGACATAGCAGTTGCCGTTGAAAACGAATACATCGGCTCTCCCTGCGGCGAGCTGGATCAGATAATGATACTCTTTGCCAAAGAAGGCATGGGTACGCACTACAACCCCTCCGACCGCAGTATAAGGTATGTGCCGCTTGGACCGGGGGGCGAAGACTTGAGAATTATCGGCCTGGATACAGGTACAAAACGGCCCGGGCTGGAGAAATCAACCTACAAAATCCGCCGGCAGGAATGCGACACTTTCTCCGATATGCTCAGCAAAGAAGGCTGGGGGATAAGCAAACTCGCAGATATACGCGACGAGGACACCTACAATAAAGTCGTTGAGAAATACGGCCGCTCACATCCCGATATGTGCCGGCGTATGAAATACATTTACAAAGCTCAAAAACGCTTTTACGAGATGCTCGCGGCATGGGAAAAGGGCGATATCGCAAAGGTCGGAGAGATTTTCCGCCGGGACGGGATCGGGCTGCGTGATGAATACAGTATATCCGGTCCGGAGCTCGAGACGATGTGCGATATCGTTCGAAGCGTTGACGGGGTGCTCGGCGAAAGAATGCTCGGCGGCGGCGACAAGGGTGCCGCGGGAGCACTGGCACTGAGCAGCGCGGTCGAGGATTTGCGGCGGGCTGTCGATACGGCATACCCCCGCAGCAGACCAGACTACGTCGATAAATATACCGTCCACGTCTGCAAAGCAGTTACCGGCGTTACGATTCTGAAAACAATCTGA
- a CDS encoding alpha/beta hydrolase family protein, which yields MSKKFIKAFIVSAVIASLFCTGGCRDGVSPAGDSKTEKAESPAQITTKELVYKRLEGKELACEVDMPAGVGPFPVVLYVHSWGGSLNQLKGYSQRMARRGIAGVRINYRRLSEGTEFADAKSDVEAAIDFIRGSSDEMNFDMSRFGMAGASAGAVLSSLICQYTPECKVFVAFNGGFDLLNKCESKFPGEQAAESMFPGVTEEKLRAASSIYNLRNNPPASLLFHGSADETISSEQARRFAEAVKNKGGSARLELYEGRKHGFFNSNMPDFENIAGKLESFLVEEFDL from the coding sequence ATGAGCAAAAAATTTATAAAAGCGTTTATTGTTTCAGCGGTTATTGCGTCGTTATTTTGCACCGGCGGCTGCCGGGACGGTGTTTCGCCGGCGGGAGATTCCAAAACAGAAAAAGCAGAATCCCCGGCTCAGATAACAACCAAAGAGCTTGTCTATAAACGGCTTGAGGGCAAGGAGCTGGCTTGCGAGGTAGATATGCCTGCCGGAGTTGGGCCGTTTCCTGTGGTTCTTTACGTCCACAGCTGGGGCGGCAGTCTCAACCAGCTTAAGGGATATTCGCAGCGTATGGCGCGGCGGGGAATCGCCGGCGTAAGGATCAACTACCGCAGGCTCTCCGAGGGCACGGAATTTGCCGACGCTAAAAGTGATGTGGAAGCGGCGATAGATTTTATTCGCGGCAGCTCGGACGAGATGAATTTCGATATGTCACGCTTCGGGATGGCCGGAGCCTCAGCGGGAGCGGTTCTCTCCTCGCTTATATGTCAATATACGCCGGAGTGCAAAGTCTTTGTCGCGTTTAACGGCGGCTTTGATCTGCTTAATAAGTGCGAGAGCAAATTTCCCGGCGAACAAGCCGCGGAGAGCATGTTTCCCGGAGTGACTGAGGAAAAACTTCGTGCAGCGTCTTCGATATATAATCTTAGGAATAACCCGCCAGCATCGCTGCTGTTTCACGGCAGCGCAGATGAGACTATAAGCTCTGAGCAGGCCCGCCGTTTCGCAGAGGCGGTCAAAAATAAGGGCGGCAGCGCACGGCTTGAGCTTTATGAGGGAAGAAAGCACGGTTTTTTCAATTCTAACATGCCGGACTTTGAGAACATTGCCGGCAAATTGGAAAGTTTTCTTGTTGAAGAATTTGATTTGTAA
- a CDS encoding MFS transporter gives MDYLRFFLSNKKLISFGFFLTFFSSFGQTFLVSLYVPSIMSEFGLTNGEFGILYGAATVFSGFCLVYGGRFIDSCNLRTYTLSAVILLMASCFVVSASSHLVWVFLGFWGLRFGGQGLLSHISNTSISKFFSKRRGTALSLSVMGYSVGEACLPFVIGCTIALIGWRYSMFLNGILMGLTLVPFVFVALSDKRHRIPDQQQSRPGSKVDSVISLWKDKRFIIIVASMFILPFMTTGFLFHQLRLADEKGWAVELLTASFLGFALGRSLFSLVSGKLIDKYSALRVFPYYLSPFLAGLLILALFDSPLAAPVYLALTGITMGMSSTTTTALLAEVYGTQSLGRIRAMSVTVIVFGTALSPAIFGVLLDAGISFRLITAGSACLIACSMLANSRLKYYFESAAHKSSAKKICCEV, from the coding sequence ATGGATTATCTACGTTTTTTTCTCAGCAATAAAAAATTAATAAGTTTCGGGTTTTTCCTGACGTTCTTTTCGAGCTTCGGACAGACGTTTCTGGTCTCGCTTTATGTGCCTTCAATAATGAGCGAGTTCGGATTGACCAACGGCGAGTTCGGCATTCTCTATGGAGCGGCCACAGTCTTTAGCGGGTTTTGTCTTGTTTACGGCGGAAGGTTCATCGACAGCTGCAATCTTCGCACTTATACGCTTTCAGCGGTGATCCTGCTCATGGCTTCGTGTTTTGTTGTCTCTGCCTCCTCTCATCTGGTTTGGGTGTTTTTGGGTTTCTGGGGTCTTCGTTTTGGCGGCCAGGGACTGCTTTCACACATTTCAAACACATCAATATCAAAATTTTTCAGCAAACGACGCGGCACAGCTTTGAGCTTGAGCGTTATGGGCTATTCAGTAGGGGAAGCATGTCTGCCTTTTGTCATCGGCTGTACAATCGCTCTGATCGGCTGGCGGTATTCAATGTTTCTAAACGGCATACTTATGGGGCTGACGCTGGTTCCGTTTGTTTTTGTTGCCCTCAGCGATAAACGTCATAGAATTCCCGATCAGCAGCAGAGCCGGCCGGGCAGCAAGGTAGATTCTGTAATCAGTTTATGGAAGGATAAACGGTTTATTATAATTGTTGCATCTATGTTTATACTGCCGTTTATGACTACGGGGTTTCTTTTTCACCAGCTTAGACTGGCAGATGAAAAAGGCTGGGCGGTAGAATTGCTTACGGCCTCTTTTTTAGGATTTGCCCTTGGCAGGAGTCTTTTTTCGCTGGTCAGCGGAAAGCTGATAGACAAGTATTCCGCTCTGAGAGTATTTCCTTATTACTTGAGCCCGTTTCTTGCCGGCCTTCTGATTCTGGCATTGTTTGACAGCCCGTTGGCCGCACCGGTGTACCTTGCTCTTACAGGTATTACTATGGGAATGAGCAGCACTACCACAACGGCACTCCTTGCCGAGGTTTACGGCACGCAGAGCCTGGGCAGGATCAGGGCGATGTCTGTGACGGTTATAGTCTTCGGGACAGCTTTGAGCCCGGCGATATTCGGTGTACTTTTAGATGCGGGGATAAGTTTTCGGCTTATTACCGCCGGATCGGCGTGCTTAATTGCCTGTTCAATGCTCGCCAATTCGCGGTTGAAATATTATTTTGAGAGTGCCGCTCACAAATCATCAGCCAAAAAAATATGCTGCGAAGTTTAA
- a CDS encoding chromate transporter, translating into MSKKAKEKNSKTSRRGTPGESLRLFAAFFKIGLFTIGGGYVMLPMLRRELVENRGWLTDEDVLNYFAIGQSTPGVIAVNTATFVGYRRAGVAGALFASAGMLAPSLIIIVTIAAFFSHFQDIPIVQKAFAGMRIGVSMLLVYIVITLWRKAVKDIFGAVLGIGAFVSVLVFGISPIPVVITAAVAGLLYGRLQEAKPR; encoded by the coding sequence ATGAGTAAAAAAGCGAAAGAAAAAAACAGCAAGACATCACGCCGCGGCACTCCTGGCGAGAGTCTGCGTTTGTTTGCGGCGTTCTTCAAGATCGGCCTTTTCACAATCGGCGGCGGGTATGTAATGCTGCCGATGCTTCGCCGCGAGCTGGTTGAAAACCGCGGCTGGCTCACAGATGAGGATGTGCTGAATTATTTCGCTATCGGGCAGTCCACGCCGGGGGTTATCGCGGTAAACACCGCCACATTTGTCGGTTATAGAAGGGCAGGCGTTGCGGGGGCTCTCTTCGCCTCTGCCGGTATGCTCGCGCCTTCGCTTATAATTATCGTTACAATCGCGGCGTTTTTTTCGCATTTCCAGGATATCCCGATAGTTCAGAAAGCGTTTGCCGGCATGAGGATAGGCGTGTCAATGCTGCTGGTCTATATTGTCATAACCCTCTGGCGAAAAGCGGTCAAAGACATCTTTGGCGCAGTACTTGGCATTGGGGCGTTTGTCTCTGTTCTGGTGTTTGGCATCTCGCCAATCCCCGTTGTCATCACCGCGGCGGTTGCGGGGCTGTTGTACGGCCGGTTGCAGGAGGCAAAGCCCAGGTGA
- a CDS encoding valine--tRNA ligase: protein MAKELSKTYNPAEIEKQANCVWTENDSFHAEPPAKGGPDTPPYTIVIPPPNVTGMLHMGHALNNTLQDVQVRFKRMQGCNTLWMPGTDHAGIATQSVVEKKLKQEKKLNRHDVGREKLVEMIWDWKNQYGNTILEQLKGIGASCDWQRTRFTLDDVCAKAVRRTFFRLFGDELIYKGKRLVNWDTELQTAVADDEVFHKTVQGKFYYINYPLIDGSGHITVATTRPETMLGDTAVAVNPKDERAAGLIGRRVKLPLTDRDIPIIADDYVKRGEGTGFLKVTPAHDPNDYEIGLRHGLEQINILTPEGCINSNGGRFEGMDRMAARKAVIGALEEEGLLERIEPKEQEIGHSDRSGTMIEPYLSDQWFVKVEPLAKPAMKAVEEKAVKIHPQRYEKSYLDWLSGIRDWCISRQLWWGHRIPIWSRDIQLPADVEPDPVMASEIDPKLEAAINAMSVPIFSFGIDDMPIAEAAVASIAEEARKHRFNKVNKQILAGLNGAVGCCWGEFMKDAGEYFVQVTEYEDKPGTVRVDICPADESAEFEEKLEKRGWVQDPDVLDTWFSSALWPFSTMGWPEETEELKFYYPTSLLVTSRDIITLWVSRMVMMGLYNLGEVPFSDVFIHGKILDGNGETMSKSKGNGIDPLAIIETYGADAMRFSLAQMTTDNQDMRMPVKQDEQGRNVSEKFDIGRNFCNKLWNATRFAMMNLDGIDTEAFDMEKLDITDKWLLSRLLDTAKDVTDMLGEFKYSEPATCLYRFFWNDLCDWYLEWAKPRFRDEQQRPIAQNVLAFALDQTLRLMHPFMPFITEGIFQVLNENIPHRYLKDLADAPESETLIKAAWPELAEILENPEIEQRISLLQDIIRSVREIRSQYNVAPSAKLSASLTAPEDLVEMLTEHRSLIKTLAGLEALEVALTAEKTETSASAITGEFEVFVHGVIDPEEERKRLHKQRKQILEAIKPVEAKLANENFVTRAKPEVVMQARQKLADLQEQLAVVDKHLS from the coding sequence ATGGCTAAAGAGTTATCCAAAACCTATAATCCGGCCGAGATTGAAAAACAGGCCAACTGCGTCTGGACAGAGAATGACAGTTTTCATGCCGAACCGCCTGCCAAAGGCGGGCCGGACACGCCGCCATATACCATTGTGATACCGCCGCCCAACGTTACCGGTATGCTGCACATGGGACACGCCCTGAACAACACGCTCCAGGACGTACAGGTACGGTTCAAGCGTATGCAGGGCTGCAACACACTCTGGATGCCGGGCACCGACCATGCCGGTATAGCCACCCAGTCAGTGGTAGAGAAAAAGCTCAAACAGGAGAAAAAACTCAACCGCCATGATGTCGGCAGAGAAAAACTCGTCGAGATGATCTGGGACTGGAAAAATCAGTACGGAAACACGATACTTGAGCAGCTCAAGGGCATAGGCGCCAGCTGCGACTGGCAGAGGACACGTTTCACGCTTGATGATGTTTGTGCCAAGGCCGTCCGCCGGACTTTTTTCAGGCTCTTTGGCGATGAGCTGATCTATAAAGGCAAGCGGCTTGTAAACTGGGACACGGAACTCCAGACCGCCGTTGCCGATGATGAAGTATTCCATAAGACCGTTCAGGGCAAATTTTATTATATAAATTACCCGCTCATTGACGGCAGCGGGCATATTACCGTCGCGACAACCCGTCCCGAGACAATGCTCGGAGATACCGCCGTCGCGGTAAACCCCAAAGACGAAAGGGCGGCGGGCCTTATCGGCAGACGGGTCAAACTGCCTCTGACAGACCGTGATATTCCGATCATTGCCGACGATTATGTAAAACGCGGCGAGGGCACGGGCTTTTTGAAGGTGACCCCCGCACATGACCCTAATGACTACGAGATCGGCCTGCGCCACGGGCTTGAACAGATAAATATTCTCACACCGGAGGGCTGCATAAACTCTAACGGCGGCCGTTTCGAGGGTATGGACAGAATGGCGGCCCGGAAGGCCGTTATTGGAGCACTCGAAGAAGAAGGATTGCTGGAAAGAATCGAGCCCAAAGAACAGGAGATCGGACACAGCGACCGCAGCGGCACAATGATTGAGCCGTATCTCTCTGATCAGTGGTTTGTTAAGGTTGAGCCGCTGGCAAAACCGGCAATGAAGGCGGTAGAAGAAAAAGCCGTTAAGATTCACCCGCAGCGCTACGAAAAGAGCTATCTGGACTGGCTCTCGGGAATACGTGACTGGTGCATAAGCCGCCAGCTTTGGTGGGGGCACCGTATTCCGATATGGTCTCGCGATATTCAGCTGCCGGCGGATGTCGAGCCGGATCCGGTAATGGCGTCTGAGATAGATCCCAAACTCGAGGCGGCCATAAACGCCATGAGTGTCCCGATTTTTTCTTTTGGTATAGACGATATGCCCATCGCAGAGGCCGCGGTTGCCTCTATTGCCGAAGAAGCCAGAAAGCACCGGTTTAACAAGGTCAACAAACAGATACTCGCCGGACTCAACGGCGCAGTCGGCTGCTGCTGGGGCGAGTTCATGAAAGACGCGGGCGAATATTTCGTCCAGGTAACAGAATATGAAGACAAGCCCGGCACGGTTCGGGTGGATATATGCCCGGCGGATGAATCGGCCGAGTTTGAAGAAAAACTCGAAAAACGCGGCTGGGTTCAGGACCCCGACGTGCTTGATACCTGGTTCAGTTCTGCCCTTTGGCCGTTCAGCACAATGGGCTGGCCCGAAGAGACCGAGGAGCTCAAGTTCTATTACCCTACCAGCCTGCTGGTTACCTCACGTGATATCATCACTTTATGGGTTTCGCGTATGGTTATGATGGGGCTTTACAACCTCGGCGAAGTTCCTTTCAGCGATGTGTTTATACACGGCAAGATACTCGACGGCAACGGCGAGACAATGAGCAAAAGCAAGGGCAACGGCATAGACCCGTTAGCCATCATTGAGACCTACGGGGCAGATGCGATGCGGTTCAGTCTGGCGCAGATGACCACGGATAACCAGGATATGCGTATGCCCGTCAAGCAGGACGAGCAGGGCCGCAACGTCAGCGAAAAATTTGATATTGGGCGAAACTTCTGCAACAAGCTCTGGAACGCGACCCGTTTCGCGATGATGAATCTTGACGGGATCGATACCGAGGCGTTCGATATGGAAAAACTCGATATCACAGACAAATGGCTGCTTTCGCGGCTTCTGGATACTGCCAAAGATGTTACCGATATGCTCGGCGAGTTCAAATACAGCGAACCGGCAACCTGTCTTTATCGGTTTTTCTGGAACGATCTGTGCGACTGGTATCTGGAGTGGGCAAAGCCGCGATTCCGCGATGAGCAGCAGCGGCCGATAGCACAGAACGTGCTGGCGTTTGCCCTTGATCAGACCTTGCGTCTTATGCATCCGTTCATGCCGTTTATAACAGAGGGCATATTCCAGGTGCTCAACGAAAATATACCCCACAGATATCTTAAGGATCTCGCAGATGCGCCGGAGTCAGAGACGCTGATTAAGGCGGCCTGGCCCGAGTTGGCCGAGATTCTCGAGAATCCCGAAATTGAGCAGCGGATATCACTGCTTCAGGATATCATACGTTCCGTACGCGAGATACGCAGTCAGTACAACGTCGCTCCATCGGCGAAACTTTCAGCATCGCTGACAGCTCCTGAAGATCTGGTGGAGATGCTCACCGAGCACCGCAGCCTTATAAAGACGCTTGCCGGCCTGGAAGCTCTCGAGGTAGCTCTTACTGCTGAAAAGACCGAAACTTCAGCCTCCGCTATTACAGGGGAGTTCGAGGTGTTCGTGCATGGAGTGATTGACCCCGAGGAAGAGCGAAAACGTCTCCACAAACAGCGAAAGCAGATACTCGAGGCGATAAAACCCGTCGAGGCCAAGCTGGCTAACGAAAATTTTGTTACCCGTGCCAAGCCCGAGGTTGTAATGCAGGCCCGCCAGAAACTCGCCGACCTTCAGGAGCAGCTTGCAGTAGTCGATAAGCATCTTTCCTGA